The following coding sequences are from one Arthrobacter sp. 24S4-2 window:
- a CDS encoding thymidylate synthase — protein MSIPTPYEDLLRDVLANGTHKSDRTGTGTLSVFGRQMRFDLSQSFPLVTTKRVHFKSVAVELLWFLRGETNVKWMQDQGVTIWNEWADADGELGPVYGVQWRSWPTPDGGHIDQIAELVENLKSNPDSRRHIVSAWNVAELQDMALPPCHAFFQFYVADGKLSCQLYQRSADTFLGVPFNIASYALLTCMLAQQVGLEPGEFVWTGGDVHIYDNHMDQVLKQLKREPYEYPQLKILRKPGSIFDYTLDDFEVVGYQHHPTIKAPIAV, from the coding sequence GTGAGCATCCCAACGCCCTATGAAGACCTCCTGCGTGACGTCCTTGCCAACGGCACGCACAAATCTGACCGCACCGGCACCGGCACACTCAGCGTGTTCGGCCGGCAGATGCGCTTTGACCTCAGCCAAAGCTTTCCGCTGGTCACCACCAAGCGGGTCCATTTCAAGTCCGTGGCAGTGGAGCTGCTGTGGTTCCTGCGCGGCGAAACCAACGTGAAGTGGATGCAGGACCAGGGGGTGACGATCTGGAACGAGTGGGCGGATGCCGACGGCGAGCTCGGTCCCGTCTACGGTGTCCAGTGGCGCAGCTGGCCCACGCCCGACGGCGGCCACATCGACCAGATCGCCGAGCTTGTGGAAAACCTCAAGTCCAACCCGGACTCGCGCCGGCACATTGTCTCCGCGTGGAATGTGGCGGAGCTCCAGGACATGGCGCTGCCGCCCTGCCATGCCTTCTTCCAGTTCTACGTCGCGGACGGAAAGCTGTCCTGCCAGCTCTACCAGCGTTCGGCGGACACGTTCCTGGGCGTTCCGTTCAACATCGCCTCGTATGCGCTGCTGACCTGCATGCTGGCCCAGCAGGTGGGCCTGGAGCCGGGCGAGTTCGTCTGGACCGGCGGCGACGTGCACATCTACGACAACCACATGGACCAGGTGCTCAAGCAGCTCAAGCGGGAGCCGTATGAGTACCCGCAGCTGAAAATCCTCCGCAAGCCGGGCTCCATCTTCGACTACACGCTGGACGACTTTGAAGTGGTCGGCTACCAGCACCACCCTACGATTAAGGCGCCGATCGCAGTATGA
- the mshD gene encoding mycothiol synthase, whose product MSPAHPENWPVLVIKGEVDEELLRDFKALAAAAEESDGNPPLSEQTFVTLQAGETGSHSLLALALYAPDEDSDPATAQDLAGFAVVVEEAEGTGVLEVAVHPSYRNQGVADRLVATLKASRGFDGLTAWSHGNHEAAADLAAKYGYGPVRELWKMRLTASSTELPDAVLPGNVGLRAFVPGQDEEAWLAANRAAFAHHPEQGNMTRQDLEARKAEDWFDPAGFLLAVDPADRILGFHWTKVHPRHGSHPAIGEVYVVGVTPEAQGLGLGKALTVAGIRYLHDKGLQAVMLYTDADNAPAVSLYRRLGFTRWDADVMYGPLNGR is encoded by the coding sequence ATGAGTCCTGCGCATCCCGAAAACTGGCCCGTGCTCGTCATCAAAGGCGAAGTGGATGAAGAACTGCTGAGGGATTTCAAGGCCCTGGCGGCAGCCGCCGAAGAATCGGACGGCAACCCTCCCCTTTCCGAGCAGACCTTTGTCACGCTCCAGGCCGGCGAAACCGGAAGCCATTCGCTCCTGGCGCTGGCGCTCTACGCACCGGACGAGGACTCCGATCCCGCAACGGCCCAGGACCTCGCCGGATTCGCGGTGGTGGTCGAAGAAGCGGAAGGCACAGGAGTACTGGAAGTGGCCGTTCACCCGAGCTACCGGAACCAGGGCGTCGCGGACCGGCTGGTGGCCACGCTCAAGGCATCCCGGGGCTTCGACGGACTCACGGCATGGTCCCACGGGAACCACGAAGCAGCGGCCGACCTCGCAGCGAAATACGGCTACGGGCCAGTCCGGGAGCTCTGGAAGATGCGGCTCACCGCTTCGTCCACGGAACTTCCCGACGCCGTGCTGCCGGGGAATGTGGGCCTGCGCGCCTTCGTGCCCGGACAGGACGAAGAGGCCTGGCTGGCGGCCAACAGGGCAGCCTTCGCCCACCACCCGGAGCAGGGCAACATGACCAGGCAGGATTTGGAGGCGCGGAAGGCTGAGGACTGGTTCGATCCGGCCGGCTTCCTTCTCGCTGTTGATCCCGCCGACCGGATCCTCGGCTTCCACTGGACCAAAGTGCACCCCCGCCACGGCAGCCATCCCGCAATCGGCGAGGTCTACGTGGTGGGTGTGACGCCCGAGGCCCAGGGCCTGGGACTGGGCAAGGCCCTCACCGTGGCCGGCATCAGGTATCTCCACGACAAGGGCCTCCAAGCGGTGATGCTGTACACCGATGCGGACAATGCCCCCGCCGTTTCCCTGTACCGCAGGCTCGGGTTCACGCGGTGGGACGCAGACGTTATGTATGGACCCCTAAACGGCCGTTAA
- the asd gene encoding aspartate-semialdehyde dehydrogenase, with the protein MTTAATPSVGLVGWRGMVGSVLMQRMQDEGDFANINPVFFSTSNAGGAAPSFADGAGKLEDAFDVETLAKLPIIVTAQGGDYTKRVHAELRGRGWDGLWIDAASTLRMNDDSIIVLDPINRDVIDKGLVNGTKDFIGGNCTVSCMLMGLGGLFKNGLVEWGTSMTYQAASGGGARHMRELLSQFGTLNAEVSSELDDPASAILEIDRKVLAHQRTDIDATQFGVPLAGSLIPWIDADLGNGQSKEEWKAGVETNKILGTAGENHIMMDGLCIRIGAMRSHSQALTLKLREDLSVAEIEKLLDEDNEWAKVVPNTKEASMAGLTPVAASGTLDIPVGRIRKLEMGPEYISAFTVGDQLLWGAAEPLRRMLNIATGTL; encoded by the coding sequence ATGACTACAGCAGCTACCCCCTCCGTCGGCCTGGTCGGATGGCGCGGCATGGTCGGCTCCGTCCTGATGCAGCGCATGCAGGACGAAGGCGACTTCGCCAACATCAACCCGGTGTTCTTCTCCACCTCAAACGCAGGAGGTGCCGCCCCGTCATTTGCTGATGGGGCCGGCAAGCTCGAGGACGCGTTCGACGTCGAGACCCTGGCGAAGCTGCCCATTATCGTCACCGCCCAGGGCGGGGACTACACCAAGCGCGTGCACGCCGAGCTGCGCGGCCGCGGCTGGGACGGCCTCTGGATCGACGCCGCCTCCACCCTGCGCATGAACGACGACTCGATCATCGTGCTGGACCCGATCAACCGCGACGTCATCGACAAGGGCCTGGTCAACGGCACCAAGGACTTCATCGGCGGCAACTGCACCGTATCCTGCATGCTGATGGGCCTCGGTGGCCTGTTCAAGAACGGCCTCGTCGAGTGGGGCACGTCCATGACCTACCAGGCTGCCTCCGGCGGCGGCGCCCGCCACATGCGCGAGCTCCTCAGCCAGTTCGGCACGCTCAACGCCGAGGTCAGCTCGGAACTGGACGACCCGGCGTCGGCCATCCTGGAAATCGACCGCAAGGTCCTGGCGCACCAGCGCACCGACATCGATGCAACACAGTTCGGCGTCCCCCTGGCCGGTTCCCTGATCCCCTGGATCGACGCGGACTTGGGCAACGGCCAGTCCAAGGAAGAGTGGAAGGCGGGCGTGGAGACCAACAAGATCCTGGGCACCGCCGGTGAAAACCACATCATGATGGACGGCCTGTGCATCCGGATCGGCGCCATGCGCTCGCACTCCCAGGCGCTCACGCTCAAGCTGCGCGAAGACCTGTCTGTTGCCGAAATCGAGAAGCTGCTCGACGAAGACAACGAGTGGGCCAAGGTGGTGCCGAACACCAAGGAAGCCTCCATGGCGGGCCTCACTCCGGTGGCTGCCTCCGGCACGCTCGACATCCCCGTGGGCCGTATCCGCAAGCTCGAAATGGGCCCGGAATACATCAGCGCCTTCACCGTGGGCGATCAGCTCCTGTGGGGTGCCGCCGAGCCGCTGCGCCGCATGCTCAACATCGCCACCGGCACCCTCTAG
- a CDS encoding winged helix DNA-binding domain-containing protein codes for MGAGTRTRITRHVIGRLRLAAQGLLAPDFESAPDAVRWMTAMQAQDIQAALWAVGLRMRSSGVDAVRAALDEGLIVRSWPMRGTLHLLAPEDLRWILDITADRLLRGMGGRHRELEIDARDVESSREAALELVAGGGSATRQGLFAAFEAAGQSTAGQRGIHLLGVLCQRAWLVQGPLVGNQQLIKAFDEWIPKSRELDRAEGIAELVLRYMLSHGPATERDFAWWSNTPVTEVRSGLALVKDQLVELEFEGTSYWMSPATAALLDDGVPGQRTLLALPGLDEFLLGYTDRSLVLPPEHAQKVVPGGNGMFKKTIVSGGEVIGTWARTGTGRTAAVVPEPFDTVNGLRPAAQKSFELQAARYLRFLGQAA; via the coding sequence ATGGGAGCAGGCACACGAACCCGGATCACCCGGCATGTCATCGGCCGGCTGCGCCTGGCCGCGCAGGGGCTGCTGGCACCGGACTTCGAATCGGCGCCGGACGCCGTGCGCTGGATGACGGCCATGCAGGCCCAGGACATTCAGGCCGCGCTGTGGGCTGTCGGGCTCAGGATGCGCAGCTCCGGCGTCGACGCCGTCCGCGCTGCGCTCGATGAAGGACTCATCGTCCGCTCATGGCCCATGCGCGGGACCCTTCACCTGCTGGCTCCGGAAGACCTGCGCTGGATCCTGGACATCACCGCAGACCGCCTCCTCCGGGGGATGGGCGGGCGCCACCGTGAGCTGGAGATTGATGCCAGGGACGTCGAATCCAGCCGTGAGGCGGCGCTGGAACTCGTCGCGGGCGGCGGATCGGCCACGCGCCAGGGGCTCTTCGCGGCCTTTGAAGCCGCAGGGCAGTCCACCGCCGGCCAGCGCGGCATCCACCTGCTGGGCGTCCTCTGCCAACGGGCCTGGCTGGTGCAGGGGCCGCTGGTGGGGAACCAGCAGCTGATCAAAGCGTTCGACGAGTGGATCCCGAAATCCCGGGAGCTGGACCGTGCAGAGGGCATCGCGGAGCTGGTGTTGCGGTACATGCTCAGCCACGGCCCGGCCACCGAACGCGACTTCGCCTGGTGGTCCAACACGCCAGTAACAGAAGTTCGCAGCGGCCTCGCGCTGGTGAAGGACCAGCTCGTTGAACTGGAGTTCGAAGGAACCAGTTACTGGATGTCGCCCGCCACCGCGGCCCTGCTCGACGACGGCGTTCCCGGCCAGCGCACCCTGCTGGCCCTGCCGGGGTTGGATGAATTCCTGCTGGGCTACACCGACCGCTCACTTGTGCTCCCGCCTGAGCATGCCCAAAAGGTTGTTCCTGGCGGCAACGGGATGTTCAAGAAGACCATCGTGTCCGGCGGCGAAGTGATCGGCACCTGGGCGCGGACCGGCACCGGCCGGACGGCCGCCGTCGTGCCTGAACCCTTTGACACGGTTAACGGACTGCGGCCTGCAGCCCAAAAATCATTTGAGCTGCAGGCCGCGAGGTACCTGAGGTTCCTCGGCCAAGCGGCGTAG
- a CDS encoding NUDIX hydrolase, with translation MKSDAKIDATSDTGNDSLVADQTDHPGEAIAVTAAGALPWRVNKDTLEVLLIHRPRYDDWSWPKGKIDAGETIPECAVREIEEEIGLSATLGIPLPPIHYHVSAGLKVVHYWAVDVDGAMLRPDGKEVDSVMWCSPEKAATLLSNPGDVAPLEHLVAAHARKELDTWPLLVVRHAKAKPRSSWTKAEGDRPLAATGLRQAQAVRRLLHVWRPLRVHSSPWQRCVATIAPYAKSADAKVKLHDALTEHRHARSPKKTATVVESLFDKQRAIALCTHRPALPTVFKQLGEHMNARLRALLPSSDPYLAPGEIIVCHVARGSNHKIVAVEQFRPFDD, from the coding sequence TTGAAAAGCGACGCAAAAATCGATGCCACCAGCGACACGGGTAACGATTCACTTGTTGCAGACCAGACTGACCACCCCGGCGAAGCGATTGCCGTCACCGCGGCAGGAGCGCTGCCGTGGCGCGTCAACAAGGACACGCTGGAAGTCCTGCTGATCCACCGCCCACGCTATGACGACTGGTCATGGCCCAAGGGCAAGATCGACGCCGGCGAGACCATTCCCGAGTGCGCCGTCCGTGAAATTGAAGAGGAAATCGGCCTCAGCGCAACCTTGGGCATCCCGCTCCCGCCCATCCATTACCACGTGTCCGCCGGCCTCAAGGTGGTCCACTACTGGGCAGTGGATGTGGACGGTGCCATGTTGCGTCCCGATGGCAAGGAAGTGGACAGCGTGATGTGGTGTTCGCCGGAAAAGGCGGCCACCCTGTTAAGCAACCCCGGCGATGTCGCCCCGCTGGAACACCTGGTGGCAGCCCACGCCCGCAAGGAACTGGACACCTGGCCGCTGTTGGTGGTGCGCCACGCCAAAGCCAAGCCGCGGTCCTCCTGGACCAAGGCTGAAGGGGACCGGCCGCTTGCCGCCACCGGCCTGCGCCAGGCGCAGGCCGTCCGCAGGCTGCTGCACGTGTGGAGGCCGCTGCGTGTTCACTCGAGCCCGTGGCAGCGCTGCGTTGCCACGATCGCACCATACGCCAAGTCGGCCGATGCCAAGGTGAAACTGCACGACGCCCTGACGGAGCACCGCCACGCCCGCAGCCCGAAGAAGACCGCCACAGTGGTGGAATCCCTTTTCGACAAGCAGCGCGCCATTGCTCTGTGCACGCACCGGCCTGCGCTTCCCACCGTCTTCAAGCAGCTGGGTGAGCACATGAACGCCCGGCTTCGCGCCCTCCTGCCGTCCTCCGACCCTTATCTGGCGCCGGGCGAAATCATTGTGTGCCACGTGGCCCGCGGCAGCAACCACAAGATCGTGGCCGTGGAACAGTTCCGGCCCTTCGACGACTAA
- a CDS encoding dihydrofolate reductase, producing the protein MSTDHAMDPLAFTEKIAAGTTGVGLVWAQTTAGVIGKDGDMPWHLPEDMKHFTLLTTGHPVIMGRKTWLSFPDKYRPLPGRTNIVVTRQEGWGETDEAQGALAVKSLDDALLESQFAPGHETVWVLGGGEIFAQTLDIADVAVVTFIDSETDGDTYAPELSYEWKLAASEPATGWLTSASGTRYRFTMWRRTEG; encoded by the coding sequence ATGAGCACCGACCACGCCATGGATCCCCTGGCCTTCACTGAAAAAATTGCCGCCGGCACCACCGGCGTCGGGCTGGTCTGGGCACAGACCACGGCCGGCGTGATCGGCAAGGACGGCGATATGCCGTGGCACCTTCCCGAGGACATGAAGCACTTCACCCTGCTCACCACCGGGCACCCCGTGATCATGGGCCGCAAGACCTGGCTCTCCTTCCCGGACAAATACCGTCCCCTGCCAGGGCGCACGAACATTGTGGTGACCCGGCAGGAAGGCTGGGGGGAGACTGACGAGGCGCAGGGCGCCCTCGCGGTGAAGTCGCTCGACGACGCGCTGCTGGAGTCCCAGTTCGCCCCCGGCCACGAGACGGTGTGGGTGCTGGGCGGCGGGGAAATCTTTGCCCAGACCCTGGACATCGCCGACGTCGCCGTGGTGACCTTCATCGACTCCGAGACCGACGGCGACACCTACGCGCCCGAACTCTCCTACGAGTGGAAGCTGGCAGCGAGCGAGCCGGCCACGGGCTGGCTCACGTCCGCCAGCGGGACGCGGTACCGGTTCACCATGTGGCGCCGGACCGAGGGCTAG
- a CDS encoding GntR family transcriptional regulator has protein sequence MRAGISVDLGSAVPPYEQIRTQISSLIAVGSLAAGTRLPTIRSLASDLGIAAGTVARAYKELEQAGLTETRRRNGTVVVGMPDDDLPAGGAVNADVVAAVDRYIAEGRAAGLDDGTLEGILRVRLGLSRLGQ, from the coding sequence ATGAGGGCGGGCATATCCGTGGATCTCGGGTCGGCTGTCCCGCCGTATGAGCAGATCCGCACGCAGATCTCCTCGCTGATCGCCGTGGGATCCCTGGCCGCCGGAACCAGGTTGCCTACGATACGCAGCCTGGCCTCCGACCTGGGCATCGCCGCGGGGACGGTGGCCCGGGCCTACAAGGAACTTGAGCAGGCCGGCCTGACCGAAACGCGGCGGCGGAACGGCACTGTCGTCGTCGGGATGCCCGACGACGACTTACCGGCGGGCGGCGCCGTCAACGCTGACGTCGTGGCCGCCGTCGACCGTTACATCGCGGAAGGCCGCGCGGCGGGACTCGATGACGGCACGCTCGAGGGCATTCTGCGGGTGCGGCTCGGCCTAAGTAGACTGGGACAGTGA
- a CDS encoding response regulator transcription factor, translated as MSHILLLTNSTGSSVDILPALELLNHRVHILPAEPTALLETDPCDVVLLDARKDLVGARSLTQLLKATGLSAPLMLILTEGGMAAVSSAWAVDDIVLDSAGPAEVEARIRLSVARAVPDQEDTPTEIRAAGVVIDEASYTARVNGAPLNLTFKEFELLKYLAQHPGRVFTRQQLLTEVWGYDYYGGTRTVDVHVRRLRAKLGADHENLISTVRNVGYRLTLVRQPEEELTEA; from the coding sequence ATGTCGCACATCCTGCTACTGACGAACAGCACCGGGTCATCGGTGGACATCCTGCCTGCCTTGGAACTACTGAACCACCGCGTTCATATCCTCCCGGCCGAGCCCACGGCGCTGCTGGAAACCGACCCCTGCGATGTGGTCCTCCTGGATGCCCGCAAGGACCTGGTGGGAGCGCGGTCCCTGACCCAGCTGCTCAAGGCCACCGGACTTAGCGCGCCCCTGATGCTGATCCTCACCGAGGGCGGCATGGCGGCGGTCTCCTCGGCCTGGGCCGTGGATGACATCGTGCTGGACTCTGCAGGTCCGGCTGAGGTCGAGGCCCGGATCCGACTTTCGGTAGCCCGTGCCGTTCCTGACCAGGAAGATACCCCCACCGAGATCCGTGCCGCAGGCGTCGTCATCGACGAAGCCAGCTACACCGCCAGGGTCAACGGGGCTCCGCTGAACCTGACCTTCAAGGAATTCGAACTCCTCAAGTACCTGGCGCAGCATCCGGGCCGCGTGTTCACCCGCCAGCAGCTCCTGACTGAGGTCTGGGGCTACGACTACTACGGCGGCACCCGGACAGTGGACGTCCATGTCAGGCGGCTGCGCGCCAAGCTGGGCGCCGACCACGAAAACCTGATCAGCACTGTCCGCAACGTCGGCTACCGCCTCACGCTGGTCCGCCAGCCCGAGGAAGAGCTGACCGAGGCGTAG
- a CDS encoding RNA degradosome polyphosphate kinase, giving the protein MQPESAGTVTSEAKALPVRARFGSSEVPASRATQDRIDIPEFAPNLEPEGDISPDRFLDRELSWLAFNARVLELAEDPDLYLLERVSFLSIFASNLDEFFMVRVAGLKRRIATGLAVPSPAGLSPLQVLDQIGDAAHRLAQRHARVYAEQIRPALAYEHIHLMHWDELDDQAKDQLSAMFAEKVFPILTPLAVDPAHPFPYISGLSLNLAVVVRNPVSDKELFARVKVPDQLPRLISIDGPRAGSVPGRVARFIALEEVIAVHLDQLFAGMEVLEHHTFRVTRNEDVEVEEDDAENLLQALEKELLRRRFGPPVRLEVTNDINPNIRALLIRELGVEESEVYSVPAPLDLRGLSVIAGIDRADLHYPKHVPHTSRYLNESETSKAANVFAAMRRRDILLHHPYDSFSTSVQAFLEQAAADPKVQAIKQTLYRTSGDSPIVDALIDAAEAGKQVLALVEIKARFDEQANISWARKLEQAGVHVVYGIVGLKTHCKLSLVVRQEVDGLRRYCHIGTGNYHPRTARYYEDLGLLTANEQVGEDLSKLFNQLSGYAPKSTFKRLLVAPRSVRSGLIDRIEKEIRNAKAGIAARVQIKVNSIVDEAIIDSLYRASQAGVNVDVIVRGICSLRPGIPGLSENITVRSVLGRFLEHSRVFAFANGGEPVVYIGSADMMHRNLDRRVEALVQLTSGDDTTYVLDLLRRYMDPEASSWHLDSQGEWTRHHLGEDGQLLEDVQSWLLASRSRQRPTIRR; this is encoded by the coding sequence ATGCAACCGGAATCAGCCGGGACCGTCACGTCTGAAGCCAAGGCGCTGCCGGTGCGCGCCCGTTTCGGGTCCTCCGAGGTGCCGGCTTCCCGTGCTACGCAGGACCGGATCGATATCCCGGAGTTCGCGCCGAACCTTGAGCCGGAGGGAGACATCAGCCCGGACCGTTTCCTGGACCGCGAACTGAGCTGGCTGGCGTTCAACGCCCGTGTGCTGGAATTGGCCGAGGATCCCGACCTCTATCTCCTGGAGCGGGTCAGCTTCCTCTCCATTTTTGCCTCCAACCTGGACGAGTTCTTCATGGTCCGCGTGGCCGGGCTGAAACGCCGTATCGCCACCGGGCTGGCCGTCCCCTCCCCGGCCGGCCTGAGCCCCTTGCAGGTGCTGGATCAGATCGGCGACGCCGCGCACCGTCTGGCGCAGCGCCATGCGAGGGTCTACGCCGAACAGATCCGGCCGGCCCTGGCGTATGAGCACATCCACCTGATGCACTGGGATGAACTTGATGACCAGGCCAAGGACCAGCTCAGTGCGATGTTCGCGGAGAAGGTCTTCCCCATCCTGACTCCGCTGGCGGTGGATCCTGCCCACCCGTTCCCCTACATCTCGGGACTGTCCCTGAACCTGGCCGTGGTGGTCCGCAACCCGGTCAGTGACAAAGAGCTCTTCGCCCGCGTCAAGGTTCCGGACCAGCTGCCCCGCCTCATTTCCATCGACGGCCCCCGCGCCGGTTCGGTGCCCGGCCGCGTGGCCCGGTTCATCGCGCTGGAAGAAGTCATCGCCGTCCACCTGGATCAACTGTTCGCCGGCATGGAGGTCCTGGAGCACCACACCTTCCGCGTCACCCGCAATGAGGACGTTGAGGTTGAAGAGGACGACGCCGAAAACCTGCTGCAGGCCCTCGAAAAGGAACTGCTGCGCCGCCGCTTCGGCCCGCCCGTGCGCCTCGAGGTCACCAACGACATCAACCCGAACATCCGGGCACTGCTGATCCGTGAACTGGGCGTGGAGGAATCGGAGGTCTACTCCGTACCCGCGCCGCTGGATCTCCGCGGCTTGTCCGTCATTGCCGGGATCGACCGTGCGGACCTGCACTACCCGAAGCATGTGCCGCACACCTCGCGCTACCTGAACGAGTCGGAAACGTCCAAGGCAGCAAACGTCTTCGCCGCCATGCGGCGGCGGGACATCCTCCTGCACCACCCGTACGATTCCTTCTCCACGTCCGTGCAGGCTTTCCTGGAGCAGGCCGCGGCGGACCCGAAGGTGCAGGCCATCAAGCAGACCCTGTACCGCACCTCGGGCGACTCCCCTATCGTCGATGCCCTCATTGACGCTGCCGAGGCGGGCAAGCAGGTCCTGGCCCTGGTGGAAATCAAGGCCCGCTTCGACGAACAGGCCAATATCTCCTGGGCCCGGAAGCTGGAGCAGGCCGGCGTGCACGTGGTCTACGGCATCGTGGGCCTGAAAACCCACTGCAAGCTGTCCCTGGTGGTGCGCCAGGAAGTCGACGGGCTGCGCCGCTACTGCCACATCGGCACGGGCAACTACCACCCCCGGACAGCCCGCTACTACGAGGATCTCGGGCTGCTGACGGCCAACGAACAGGTGGGCGAGGACCTTTCAAAGCTCTTCAACCAGCTCTCCGGGTACGCTCCGAAGTCCACTTTCAAACGTTTGCTGGTGGCTCCCCGATCGGTGCGTTCCGGCCTTATCGACCGTATCGAGAAGGAAATCCGCAACGCCAAGGCAGGCATCGCGGCCAGGGTGCAGATCAAGGTCAATTCGATTGTGGACGAGGCGATCATCGATTCGCTCTACCGCGCCTCCCAGGCCGGGGTGAACGTTGACGTGATCGTCCGCGGCATCTGTTCACTGCGCCCGGGCATCCCGGGACTCAGCGAAAACATCACCGTGCGTTCCGTGCTGGGACGCTTCCTGGAGCACTCGCGGGTTTTTGCCTTCGCCAACGGGGGCGAGCCCGTGGTCTACATCGGTTCCGCGGACATGATGCACCGCAACCTGGACCGGCGGGTTGAGGCCCTGGTCCAGCTCACCAGCGGAGACGACACCACCTATGTGTTGGACCTTCTCCGCCGCTACATGGACCCGGAAGCCTCCAGCTGGCACCTGGACAGCCAGGGCGAATGGACCAGGCACCACCTCGGCGAGGACGGCCAGCTCCTGGAGGACGTCCAGTCCTGGCTGCTCGCTTCGCGCTCACGGCAGCGCCCGACGATAAGGCGGTAG
- a CDS encoding permease, whose translation MKPWTIGTIGLAGLAVFIGGAYTSPEVLLGVAVAVALAVGIGWPHFLGIPAKKTLAAIIGLPGVGAAVAATYVPAPGFLDWTPAFIAAGVMAVFLMQLLRGTGQAQRLESTLGSSAGVLLSCLGAGWIAASRFNGVKEMLLVAGISAAFALLAGLIRWPDRIVAPLGIVLAGLTAPLAGLIFSNIAVIPAAVVGIVVGAVLVSLRRLVILRGDRIDFPAAFGMGLAPVAAVGSLAYFIDKLLIY comes from the coding sequence GTGAAGCCGTGGACGATCGGAACCATCGGACTGGCCGGGCTTGCTGTCTTCATCGGCGGCGCTTACACCTCACCGGAAGTGCTGCTGGGGGTTGCCGTGGCCGTCGCCCTGGCGGTCGGCATCGGCTGGCCCCATTTCCTAGGCATCCCTGCGAAGAAGACCCTCGCGGCGATCATCGGGCTTCCCGGAGTCGGTGCCGCCGTGGCTGCCACGTACGTCCCGGCGCCAGGGTTTCTCGACTGGACGCCCGCCTTCATCGCCGCAGGCGTCATGGCAGTCTTCCTGATGCAGCTCCTTCGGGGCACGGGCCAGGCGCAGCGCCTGGAGTCGACGCTGGGCTCAAGCGCAGGCGTCCTGCTGTCCTGTCTTGGCGCAGGCTGGATCGCGGCCTCGAGGTTCAACGGAGTGAAGGAAATGCTGCTTGTAGCCGGCATCAGTGCTGCGTTCGCACTGCTGGCCGGCCTCATCCGGTGGCCGGACCGGATCGTGGCCCCGCTGGGTATCGTGCTCGCGGGCCTTACGGCCCCGTTGGCGGGCCTGATCTTCTCGAACATCGCCGTAATACCCGCCGCCGTTGTGGGCATTGTGGTGGGCGCGGTTCTGGTAAGCCTCCGCAGATTGGTTATACTCCGCGGGGACCGGATTGACTTTCCTGCCGCTTTTGGCATGGGC
- a CDS encoding NF038396 family protein, whose amino-acid sequence MLKKPETLFVLGYMLLPLLALLSAIVGLTMILGGNKIAGAIVLVVVTQAFAFGAFYALRLRKAAVLEQHDAE is encoded by the coding sequence ATGCTGAAGAAGCCGGAAACACTCTTTGTCCTGGGCTACATGCTGCTCCCGCTGCTGGCCCTTCTGTCCGCGATCGTGGGGCTGACCATGATCCTGGGCGGCAACAAGATCGCCGGAGCCATCGTGCTGGTGGTGGTCACCCAGGCGTTCGCGTTCGGGGCGTTCTATGCACTGCGCCTCCGCAAGGCGGCGGTCCTCGAGCAGCACGACGCCGAGTAG